Proteins from a genomic interval of Gavia stellata isolate bGavSte3 chromosome 13, bGavSte3.hap2, whole genome shotgun sequence:
- the LOC104250962 gene encoding olfactory receptor 11L1, with protein sequence MTNVTAILEFRLLGFSSNPHCQILLFTVFLVIYILTIVGNIIIILVVTLEPRLHSPMYKFLKNLSFLEVCYTTTIVPKMLANLLAKRKSISFSGCMAQLYYFISLGATECYLLAAMAYDRYLAVCEPLHYGVAMTAESYTRLAVGSWVTGVFTGFLPCLMVSRLHFCSYNLIDHFFCDISPLLKLSCSDTTVTETVIFILSLLVLSSCFLLTLVSYLLIILSILKIPSASGKRITFSTCSSHLMVVTIYYGTMISMYVRPIYNLSSELNKAVSVLYTVVTPLLNPVIYSLRNKAFQKALGKIVIGHHHLHSL encoded by the coding sequence ATGACAAATGTTACAGCAATACTGGAATTCAGGCTACTGGGCTTCAGTAGCAACCCACACTGCCAGATCCTGCTATTCACAGTGTTTTTGGTTATTTACATTCTCACCATCGTAGGAaacatcattattattttagtgGTGACACTGGAGCCACGACTTCATTCACCCATGTACAAATTTCTCAAGAACCTCTCTTTCCTAGAGGTCTGTTACACCACCACAATTGTACCCAAGATGCTGGCCAATCTACTGGCAAAGAGGAAGAGCATCTCATTCTCAGGATGCATGGCACAACTTTACTACTTCATTTCCTTGGGAGCCACTGAGTGCTACCTCTTGGCAGCGATGGCATATGACAGATACCTTGCGGTCTGTGAACCCCTGCACTATGGTGTGGCCATGACTGCTGAGTCTTATACCCGTCTGGCTGTGGGTTCGTGGGTCACTGGTGTTTTCACTGGTTTTCTGCCCTGTCTGATGGTCTCCAGATTGCATTTCTGCAGTTACAACCTTATTGATCACTTCTTCTGCGATATCTCTCCACTATTGAAGCTCTCATGTTCAGACACTACTGTCACAGAAACTGTCATCTTCATCCTCTCTCTCCTGGTCctttccagctgttttctgtTGACGCTTGTCTCATACCTACTTATAATTCTCAGTATCCTGAAGATACCCTCTGCTTCTGGAAAAAGAATTACCTTCTCCACCTGCAGCTCACACCTCATGGTAGTGACGATATACTATGGTACAATGATTTCCATGTATGTCCGTCCCATCTATAACCTGTCCTCAGAGCTCAATAAGGCTGTATCTGTGCTCTACACAGTCGTCACACCCCTTCTGAACCCAGTAATCTACAGCTTGAGAAACAAGGCATTCCAGAAGGCCTTGGGAAAAATAGTCATCGGACACCATCATCTTCATTCTTTGTAA
- the LOC104251922 gene encoding olfactory receptor 10C1, which yields MKVIFFILFLCIYIITVLGNLIILLLINMDPVLHTPMYFFLRNLSFLEICYTSVTLPRVLVNLISSDTSISFAGCAAQMYFFLFFGATECCLLAAMAYDRYRAICNPLHYMDIMNKKVCMQLAASSWICGNLVALGHTTFIFSLPFCGSNVINHFFCEIQPVLMLVCGDTYWNELQIILAAVFIILMPFLLILVSYSLIISSILKIRSAKGRYKAFSTCFSHLTVVTLFYGTAVFIYIRPKSSYSLDVDKVLSLFYSVVTPILNPVIYSLRNREVKGALFKMRMKLFHSNS from the coding sequence ATGAAAGTCATCTTCTTCATCCTATTTCTATGTATTTACATCATCACAGTGCTGGGAAACCTAATTATTCTTCTTCTAATTAATATGGACCCTgtcctccacacccccatgtacttcttcctcagGAACTTGTCATTTCTGGAGATCTGCTACACCTCTGTCACCCTGCCCAGAGTGCTGGTCAATCTGATCTCAAGTGATACATCCATCTCTTTTgcaggctgtgctgcacagatgtatttctttctgttctttgggGCAACTGAATGCTGCCTCTTAGCTGCTATGGCATATGACCGCTACCGAGCGATATGCAACCCTCTGCATTACATGGATATCATGAATAAGAAGGTATGCATGCAGCTGGCTGCTTCCTCATGGATATGTGGCAACCTTGTGGCCCTTGGGCACACTACATTTATCTTCTCTTTGCCCTTCTGTGGCTCCAATGTGATCAACCATTTCTTCTGTGAGATCCAGCCAGTGCTGATGCTGGTGTGTGGGGACACTTACTGGAATGAGTTACAGATCATTCTGGCTGCTGTCTTTATAATCCTGATGCCTTTTCTGCTCATTTTGGTATCCTACAGCCTCATCATTTCCTCCATCCTCAAAATCAGGTCTGCCAAAGGAAGGTATAAAGCATTCTCCACTTGCTTCTCACATCTCACTGTAGTGACATTATTCTATGGGACAGCTGTGTTCATCTATATACGTCCCAAATCCAGCTATTCCCTGGATGTGGACAAGGTGCTCTCTCTGTTCTATTCTGTGGTGACCCCAATATTGAACCCTGTTATCTACAGCCTTAGGAATAGGGAGGTGAAAGGGGCTCTctttaaaatgagaatgaaGCTATTTCACTCCAACTCCTAG